The following is a genomic window from Scylla paramamosain isolate STU-SP2022 unplaced genomic scaffold, ASM3559412v1 Contig19, whole genome shotgun sequence.
TTACCAGGCCTAGCGTAGATGTAAGTTCAGATGTAGCATGGGGTAGTGAATGTGACTGGACTACAACACGTAGTACTGACACTGAAGCTAGCCCAGAAGTTGGTAACCAAACAGAGGACAGTGTGTGTTTAAGGCGGTCAGAAAGAGTAAAACGTAAACCCATATATTTTGGTGACTGTATTGTTGGTGATGAAATGGATGAGGCTTTGGATAGTATTGTGAATTGTACTGTTGACTATTGCTATAAACTAGCCAGTGTACCTTATACATATCAAGATGCTATTGCATCTCCTGATTCTGATAAATGGCGAGAAGCTATGgaattggaaatgaaagctctAAAGGATAATGAGACTTTTGAGCTTACTACTTTGCCTGAAGGTAGAAAAGCTGTGGGAAGTAGGTGGGTATATGACCTGAAGTTTAATCCTAACAATGAGACAAGGTACAAGGCTCGTTTTGTTGCTAAGGGTTACTCTCAGGAGGCAGGTATAGATTATCACGAAACATTTTCCCCAACTACTAGGATCACATCTGTAAGAACTTTAATGCAGTTGGCTGTACAACATGACCTGGTTGTTCATCAAATGGATGTAAAAACTGCCTACTTAAATGCACCTATTGATTGTGAAATTTATGTTGAACAACCCAAGGGTTTCTGTGTGGAGGGTAATGGTGGCGAGAAGTTGGTGTACAAATTAAAGAAATCCTTGTATGGTCTCAAACAAAGTGGTAGAAATTGGAGTTCACTGTTGCACTCATATTTGGTTGACCTAAGTTTAACTCAGTCATTTGCTGACCCATGTCTTTATACCAGAATTACTGATGATGAGGTAACCAATGTATTAGTTTGGGTTGATGACATAATAATTGCGGCCAGCAGTGATGCAAAATTgaagaacatgaaggaaagtCTGGGTGATAAATTTAGGATGAAAGATCTAGGCAAAATTTCCTGGTATCTAGGTATACAgtttgtgtgtgatgataaTGTAATTAAAATGAATCAAACTAAATATGTGGAAAAGATCCTTGAGAAATTTGGTATGCAACATTGTAAACCTGCCTATACTCCTTGTAACATGGATGTGAACAAAGTATGTATTAGTTCTAGTGAATCAAAACTGGCTGATATCAATATGTATAGAGGATTAGTTGGAAGTCTGATCTATGTAATGACATGTACTAGACCTGATTTGTGCTTTATTGTAACTAAATTGTCTCAGAATATGACTAATCCAACTACTTCTCATCTCACTATGGCCAAGCATGTATTAAGATATTTGAAAGGTACCATTGATCAATGTTTGACTTTTAAAAAGTCAGATGAGTCACTGAATTTGATTGGGTATTGTGATGCTGACTGGGCTAATGCACAAGATCGCAGAAGTATTACCGGGTATAGCTTCCAACTTTCCAGTGGGGGTCCATTAATCTCTTGGAAGACTAGAAAACAGAGAACAGTTGCTCTGTCTACTTGTGAAGCTGAGTATATGGCCTTGTCTGCCGCTACTCAAGAGGCAAAGTTTTTATTGCAATTACTGGAAGATATGACAGGAAGTACTTCGATAAACAGCTGTACTATACACTGTGATAACCAAGGTGCCATAAAATTAGTTGAAAACCCTGTCCAGCATCAGAGATCAAAGCACATAGATATTAGATACCATTTTATTAGGATAGAGGTTCAGAGAGGTGTAGTGCAACTTAACTATGTACCATCTGATCAAAATATTGCTGATATGTTCACTAAACCTGTACCTAAAGTAAAGCTTTGTGATTTCAGTAAAGTTATTATGGGTGTGTAGATAGTTAAAACAGGAGTGTGTATTGATTTaatgtgtgttgtattgtataTACCCATCATTAGTTTCAGTGGGGGTGTTGGGTCCGAAACATAATGATACGTTGGTGGGTTTATTCGGGGTTCAATTGAGTTACTCAGATGTTCGGGGTTTTGGGGTTTCacactgtgtatttttaatctgtgtcgaagccaatgaaataaatagcaggTGTGGTACACTTTAGTTCTGCTCCAGCTGTCTTAGGACTCACACGTTTTATTCCCTGTCCTACTCGCCTAATACACATTGCTAGCAAGGATGGCTCAGAGTTTAACATGccatgaagaagcaaagttattggagatgtttttggctaggtgcaagaaattacaaggggagttagatcttgaaagattttgacactcttttaatgaagaacacacacttgtttaggtcatgctgatacaggttagGAATTTAATGGGACagacttgactacttttacaattttaatgtgtatgtatatatatagacCTTAATTATCAATATAATATACAACTAAATCTTGATTAGTAAAATATATTTTCTAAAACCCCCTGAAATAACCACTTaaacttttttggggggatttaagagttttttttcaggGGGGGGGCATTAATGCTAAGCCTGGAGGCAGGAGGGTGACAGTGGAGTTTTTAAGCTGGTAAATGGCTTTCTGGGTCAACACAAGATCAGCTGCCATATATATCACTAACACTCCCTGCTGCAGCTATGCCAAGGAAtgtgctttttctttcattttcagctCCTGGTGACCTATGGTAAAGCACAGCAACAAAACTGTAAGCATCCAAAATTAGTCAATGATGGGTCGCGTGAAGCCTGATGGAGTCGTCAGTTATGGATACTGCTTCCGAGGCAGCTGGACCAGCACTGGTGTGGGATGTGTATGAATAGCTACACAAGCATCTCAGCTGCTGTGAGATGTATGATGACTGTGTTCTAGCACATGATGGATATGCAACTCAAATATATCCACATTTTTTCCATATGTGCTTTTCACCTGCATTTTTGCTGTATAGATTTCTTTTGTGGTGACTACAGTCGGCTCGCCACTAATGTGCAGTATTCTGATGCAAATCACGTATACTGCCTGGGATCAGCTTGCTTGCGAGTCGTACCCTAACGGAATTTAAAGCCTACTGCATGGATGGTCCGCAACAAATTGTAAAAATGTCTGTAACACTGATATCGAGGTAGCAAGTGCAGTTCCAATCCCAACATCACTAGCACTATACACAGTGATGCAAGTTTGGTGAGAAGAATGAGCTGTAACTGCTGCAGCTGCCACCATTGATAGTGACATCAACAGTGAGCATTCATCAGCTGTTTGTGTAAACAGTGGCTCAGTGTGGTCTTTTAATGAATGTTTGTGTACTGTATAAGTCTTAattcattatttaaaaaaatatttttacaacTCCTATGTTTGTATTACCTTCAGTTGTATCCATGAACAATCTGAATGCTATaagtagtttggaaatatttAAATTCTTGAGGGTTGTCTCACACAGGCTGGAACCATAGTCTTTTTTTGCCATTGCTTTCATTAAAACTCTAAAGTAAATcacatctaatctaatctaatgaaCCTACCCCATGGTGTCAAAAGAGCATCCCTTCAGCTGCATCTTTATTAtttccaggaaaaaaaagtgcagagaTTAGGAGTATAAATGTCCTAAAACTGAACTTGGGACCTGACAGTCATCATGGTCTCAATGTCTAAGGTGTCATCCTTGTGTTCTCTCAGTGAGAGGTTCAATCCCTGGCTGGCTACAACTTGTCATGGCTAAAGACTTATCTCATCTTGAGATCAATTTCTCATTGTTTCCATAGAATGAATGTCCATGTGGGGAGCATGACACAAGTCACAAGGGTTGGTACCAAATCTGATGAGTAGGGCAGCTGCAAAGGGATAATCATGCATCTGAGAAGCCCATGCATTATAAGAGATATGTAAGAGAgggtgcatcatcatcatcatcatcatggagCATCCATTTAGCCTTGCACCACATTTCAAGCCATATCTGCCAAAATTAATGTCCTCAGatgcctcaaaacacttgagTAGAACTGGCAGTTGATGATCTTTTTTGGGGGATGAATTCATGATGAACTATCCTATGAATCTCAAAGACATTGAATAAAAATGCTCTTAGTGGTTTTCCAGACCTGAACCATGCCCTGCATGGAGATGCTGGACTCTTCTATTGTAAAGACTTGTTTGGGTTAGGGGGTTATACCTGTAAACCCAAATTTTGTTCCCAGAGATGTCCTTTGACATGAAGGTTGGGTCATTCATGGCTGGCTGACAGAATTCCTGACAGACTTTGGCCTGATGCTTCTTCTGTCCATTGTGGAGATGATTCTGCACAAACAGTAGATGCTTGACATGCTTAGAGAACAACACTTCCAGAATAAGTTTCAGGGGTGACAACAGTGCTGAATGTGCTGCTGTATTGCTGCTCAAATGGACTATTTTGAAAGAGATGGTGCCCAAATGCAAATTAAGTAAGTGCTGTAGGTAAAAGTAATTTTTTCATACCAACTGTTTATCTGTCAAAATATAGTGTAGACTATCTTTTATGCTCCAAGCACACATATGTTAGCACATAAACACATCACTGAAAAGTGTATCAAGCTTCCTTGACAATGCAGCTTCAAGTAAATGAATGACACATGTTATACAATTTTTTCTGCTGATAGTTATAATCATATGAACAGGAACATTCATAATGCTAATATGCTAATCAATATAAATAACCATCTTTATGATATCTATATTCTTATCTTTGTAATGAGATACTTAAACATTAGTTAAGCAGGAAATCTTAAAAAGAGAGACCATTGGTGGTGGCTGAAGCCACTGAAcacatgttttcttttgtctggCCATTATGGAACACATACTGGCAATTAGATAGAaagttgtcaagtgatagatgtttaagaatcttccttttgaggataaattcaaaaacttcagataggcagaaaattaaagcaacaggacagtagtatgagggattagaatggtcacccttttcaggaacaggctgaatgtaggcaaacttccagcaagaagtaaTATTATTACATGTTGACacacagagttgaaagagtttgacttggcaaggtgcaagcacagaaatgcagttttgaagaacaagaggagggaccCCTCCAAgctttccaagggtttagggcagcgaaggcatggaaaacatcattgtgaagaattttactAGATAGCATCAAGTAGTcatagggtggaggagagggaggaacaagccttcaATCAAACTTCCAaataacaaactattagcagtgAATTTGTCCacaaggaagcaaaaggagcaagcaatccctttgtttcctggaattcagtaagtagggaagtaaatgactggatcaaaactcacacaaaggcaaccaattggaaaccaagggaatcaaacatcatcatgacaaagaacacaaggaatagaactttcatggctaaagcaattgaggaaaaaccaatgtggtcacTTTTTGACAACCAATTCCTAACTGTCACAAGCCTCACTCCACTACCACACAGGGTCAAAGGTCAATTTTAAGGCCGTATTATTTCAAAGTATAATCACAGAGTaccacaataaaaatacaaacacaatctCTTCAAATCATAATGGAtgaacaaactcacacacacacacacacacacacacacacacacacacacacacacacacacacacacacacacacacacacacacacacacaagccagacatgaacaacaccaccactggtCATTGCTTGTTTGAGAGCAGAGATAAAATACTGGACAACTTCTTGACTTGGTAATGCTGTGTCCACCATCTGAGGTCCATTCCTGCAGTCACCGACAGCTGCACTCAgctaagtggaggaaaggaaagtctgagtgtgatgcaggtggtggtggtggtggtggtggtggtgtggtgtggtatattGGTGTTGATAGATGAAAAGAATTAAAGTCAAAtgaaattatcagaaaaaataagagaagaagagaatgtggaAGATCTGAGAGACACAACAAGCACAACAGACCATTCAGGGCAAGACAGAACAAAAGGTGTTTTACTGACTATACAACAAGCATGACAGACACAGGACAATGGAGGACAGGCAAGTCTACCCCTTGAAGCACAGCAAcgcagaacaaggaaaaaaaagcacaacagCTTCTCAGTCAGGACAAAACAGAAGAACAGCAcaccatttcttcctctgtgCCAGAAAACATTGTAAAGCAGCCACGTTTCAGACCAGGCCAGGCACAGATGTACTGAACCAATAGCaaaccacagacacacacaagccaactaacacacaaacatatattaTTTAGAGCCatgcacataaacaaacaaatattaagCTATGttgcttgaattttttttttttttaggcatgcAATAAAATTATTAAAGATGCTGTTTGCAAAATACTAAGCACAATAACTATACACAAAAATTTATGATGCATTGGTTAAgacctgtagtgtgtgtgtgtgtgtgtgtgtgtgtgtgtgtgtgtgtgtgtgtgtgtgtgtgtgtgtgtgtgtgtgtgtgtgtgtgtgtgtgtgtgtgtgtgtttgtaaatacTTTGAATATAACTTTATGTCAAACTTCATTGAAttcaccaaataaataaatattgataaaatatCAAACTTCCTTTTAACTCCAATAAAAATCCcaatattaacaagaaaatcAGGTTAGACTTTCTGGTACATTCTGAAACAAGTctggccacacctccactacttcccaaagcctctagttgaagagacacaggttttcaagagagttttttatggttcttctGACAGATACACAACATTTCTACagtatcaacaggagaaactctCTGTAGCCTCGGAAGACAGTGACTGAGAGCACAGCAACCCTCAACAAATATACATACTCACCGGTCAACTATGAAGGCCACCAGGGTACACAACAGGGCCGTAATGTGCAACTAGAGAGGGGActccaatggtggtggtggtggtggtagtggtggtggtggtggtggtggtggtgggggtggtggtggtggtggtggtcacataTCCTGGTATctgtatagaaagaaagagattagaTTCACTGGCTTGAATTATGGAATAGTGAaagactataaataaataaatataatcctTTGCTTTGTTGGGTAGCAAGCTGTTTTATAAAAGCAAGTTTCTCATTAGCTTTGACTTTTGTTGAACATGCATGCAAGGTAACAATGTTAAAAGTTGGTAGTGAAAGCAAGTCCTGAAATTTTTGAGAAGGCATGGCAaaatcctgttttctttttgataCAAAACACCACTGCTACATTGTCACCTTAACTGGATCAAACAACTCACCTACTTTCTTAAAtacattctttctcctttagaACAGTTATCTTGGCTATGTAGTCTGTAGTTTTGACTAAACCTGCAAACCCACAAAACCAAACTGTATATAACTGTGTAAATCCAAGCACAGCAgataacacacataatacaatTACCAtaatagtggagagagagagagagagagagagagagagagagagagagagagagagagagagagagagagagagagagagagagagagagagagagagagagagagagagagagaaagtggaaactCATATCATACCAATATTTCATAACATCCTGAGAAACATATAACACAGAGTTTGCAAAACTAAGGATCCTGAAGTAACTCATACCATTGTCAATATTATTATACATTACATACTGCAGCCTTTCCATACCCTACAGTGGATTGTCAATAAATTGGATAttacaaggaaaatataaagtCAAAAGACTCACCTCATAGAGcttctgtctctccctgtcaaGAGGCTTTTGCAGCAATATGGCTCCTGTTGTCTGATCTATGGTGAAGGTCTGCCAGTGTCCCAAAGTGTCTTTTAGGATCCTGTAACGGACTGCTCCATTGATGCCAATGTCCTGATCTGTAGCTCTCACCTGTATCACCAGGCTCCCAACAGTACCATTCTGTAACAAACATATTAAAGTAAATATCCCAAGACTTATCATTAACCAACTACAGTGTAAATTAATCAGTAAAATTACTGGTAAAACTGAATAAGTCTTATTTTATAGTTCAATAATTTACATTATTGTCTACTTAAGTGATAATGATCTCTATTGCAAAATGAGTTTAGAGGAGATGGAGACTGTTCTGTCATGGCTATCACATAGGAAATGCTCTCAGAGGGAGATAAGAGTTaggataaaatagatagatttcCTAGATTGTCATGATACTGACAACTTTCTTGGTTGAAACTGTTAgtttgacataaaaaaaaaattaaattaaaaaataaaataaaatcaaaaataagtggaatatatgcatcattttcattctttgaaTCAAttacaattatatatattggTGACAGTTCATAATTTTAAAGAAAGCAAATCCTTTGGAACTGAAACTTACAATGCAACATATTTTGTGTATCTTAATCCAAATTTTCTCCTatgaaattacataaaaacttaTTGTTTGTCAAGATTATAAGGATAGATGCACAAAAAGACATAAAGGCAGCGCAGTATACAAACCTCTGGCACTTTGATTGTAACATTTTCAGATGGAGAGACAAACTGTGGAGCATGGTCATTCAAGTCTAGTACACATATATTAATATGAGACAAAACAGAGTTTGGTGGGAATCCTCTGTCTTGTGCTTGAACCTCCAATGAATAGTTTCCATAATGGCCAACAAGGGGCTTGGCAGCAAATATTTCAGCTGCTGTTTTTTCTATATTGCGGATCTCAAACGGACCTGAAATATAAAACATGATGTGATGAGTGTTGCAGAGCATAGCCTAAAGGATGTACATTTCATTTGCACATCATTCAATTTGTAAAATATTATATTTCAAAGTTATCATCACCCAAAGCAGAGGTAAGGCTAACTGGCATGTGTAAATAATCTAAACCATACAATAGTATCTGAAAATAACAAGACACTGATGGGGTTTtaacatgtttcttgtaaattCTACACACCAGCCTTCACAATGAAACTGTCTCCTTATCCACACAACTTTGATACAATGCCAcaagaaattttaaatagaatgTACAAAACCTTACCTTTCTCATTTCCACCTTCAATGGAAAAAAGGATCCTGCCATTGGGTGAGTTTATGTCATCACCATCAGTGGCATGCACCACAGTGA
Proteins encoded in this region:
- the LOC135097431 gene encoding cadherin-23-like isoform X1 produces the protein MTVLVIEPWQEEVTLPWIFRVRETGRRHKIDPDTGVITVASALNREERSTFNLLIEAWDNYQFGYATGESRNAFMQLGVTVADINDEVPVFEEREDCTMITEFHQPRETITVVHATDGDDINSPNGRILFSIEGGNEKGPFEIRNIEKTAAEIFAAKPLVGHYGNYSLEVQAQDRGFPPNSVLSHINICVLDLNDHAPQFVSPSENVTIKVPENGTVGSLVIQVRATDQDIGINGAVRYRILKDTLGHWQTFTIDQTTGAILLQKPLDRERQKLYEIPGYVTTTTTTTPTTTTTTTTTTTTTTTIGVPSLVAHYGPVVYPGGLHS
- the LOC135097431 gene encoding cadherin-23-like isoform X2 — protein: MTVLVIEPWQEEVTLPWIFRVRETGRRHKIDPDTGVITVASALNREERSTFNLLIEAWDNYQFGYATGESRNAFMQLGVTVADINDEVPVFEEREDCTMITEFHQPRETITVVHATDGDDINSPNGRILFSIEGGNEKGPFEIRNIEKTAAEIFAAKPLVGHYGNYSLEVQAQDRGFPPNSVLSHINICVLDLNDHAPQFVSPSENVTIKVPENGTVGSLVIQVRATDQDIGINGAVRYRILKDTLGHWQTFTIDQTTGAILLQKPLDRERQKLYEV